One part of the Anser cygnoides isolate HZ-2024a breed goose chromosome 9, Taihu_goose_T2T_genome, whole genome shotgun sequence genome encodes these proteins:
- the TF gene encoding serotransferrin isoform X2 — protein sequence MKLVLSAVLSLGIAALCFAAPPKTTVRWCTISSAEEKKCNSLKDHMQQERVTLSCVQKATYLDCIKAISNNEADAISLDGGQVFEAGLAPYKLKPIAAEVYERSGGSTTNYYAVAVVKKGTDFTVSDLRGKTSCHTGLGRSAGWNIPIGTLIHRGDIEWEGIDSGSVEQAVAKFFSASCVPGATTEQKLCRQCKGDPKTKCLRTAPYSGYSGAFQCLKDGKGDVAFVKHTTVQENAPEEKDEYELLCLDGTRQPVDSYKTCHWARVAAHAVVARDDSKVDDIWSFLSKAQSNFGVGTTSDFHLFGPPGKKDPVLKDLLFKDSAIMLKRVPALMDSQLYLGFEYYSAIQSLRKDQLTVSPRENKIQWCAVGKDEKSKCDRWSVVSNGEVECTVADNTEDCIIKIMKGEADAISLDGGFVYTAGVCGLVPVAGESYEDDQCSKAGQPASYFAVAVVKKADSTITWNNLQGKKSCHTAVGRTAGWNIPMGLIHNKTGSCNFDDYFSAGCAPGSPTNSRLCQLCQGSGENLLEKCVASSHEKYYGYTGAFRCLVEQGDVAFIKHSTVGENTDGKNKDEWAKDLKTEDFELLCTDGRRANVEGYKTCHLAKVPTHAVVARPEKASKIRELLETQEKLFGARGTETEKFKMFQSQTKDLLFKDMTKCLVKLQQGITHKEFLGDEYYASVASLNTCNPSDLLQVCTFLEDK from the exons ATGAAACTTGTGCTCTCCGCTGTGCTGTCCCTAGGGATAGCTG ctctgTGTTTTGCTGCTCCCCCCAAAACAACCGTCAGATGGTGCACAATATCctcagcagaagagaagaaatgcaaCAGCCTAAAGGACCACATGCAACAGGAGAGAGTTACATTGAGCTGTGTGCAGAAAGCAACGTACCTGGACTGCATCAAAGCCATCTCG AATAACGAAGCAGATGCCATTAGCTTGGACGGTGGTCAAGTTTTCGAGGCAGGCCTTGCCCCCTATAAGCTGAAGCCCATTGCAGCTGAGGTCTACGAACGAAGTGGAG GCTCCACAACCAACTACTACGCTGTGGCTGTTGTTAAGAAAGGAACAGACTTCACAGTAAGTGACTTGCGAGGCAAGACCTCCTGCCACACGGGGCTGGGCAGATCCGCTGGCTGGAACATCCCCATCGGGACGCTCATCCACCGTGGAGACATCGAGTGGGAAGGCATAGACTCAGGCTCAGTCGAGCAAG CGGTGGCCAAGTTTTTCTCTGCCAGCTGTGTGCCTGGTGCCACCACTGAACAAAAGCTGTGCCGTCAGTGcaagggggaccccaaaaccaaaTGCCTCCGCACAGCGCCTTATTCTGGATATTCTGGAGCTTTTCA GTGTCTGAAAGATGGAAAAGGAGATGTGGCTTTTGTAAAACACACAACTGTTCAAG AAAATGCCCCAGAGGAGAAGGACGAGTATGAGCTGCTGTGTCTGGATGGCACCCGTCAGCCTGTGGACAGCTACAAAACCTGTCACTGGGCCAGAGTGGCTGCTCACGCTGTTGTGGCTCGGGACGATAGCAAGGTTGATGACATCTGGAGCTTTCTCTCAAAAGCACAG AGCAACTTTGGCGTGGGCACAACCAGCGACTTCCACCTCTTCGGGCCACCTGGCAAGAAGGACCCAGTCCTcaaggacttgcttttcaaagacTCTGCTATAATGCTGAAGCGTGTCCCAGCACTGATGGATTCCCAGCTCTATCTGGGCTTTGAGTATTACAGTGCCATCCAGAGCCTCCGGAAAG ATCAGTTGACTGTCAGCCCTAGAGAAAACAAGATTCAGTGGTGTGCAGTAGGCAAGGATGAGAAGAGCAAGTGTGACCGCTGGAGCGTGGTGAGCAACGGGGAGGTGGAGTGCACCGTGGCAGACAACACGGAGGACTGCATTATTAAGATCATG AAAGGTGAAGCGGATGCCATCAGCCTAGATGGAGGTTTTGTCTACACTGCTGGCGTGTGTGGGTTGGTGCCAGTGGCGGGAGAAAGCTATGAGG ACGACCAGTGCAGCAAAGCAGGACAACCAG caTCATACTTTGCTGTGGCTGTCGTGAAGAAAGCCGACAGTACCATCACATGGAACAATCTGCAAGGCAAGAAGTCGTGCCACACTGCTGTTGGGAGAACTGCTGGCTGGAACATACCCATGGGCTTGATTCACAACAAAACTGGGAGCTGCAATTTTG ATGATTACTTCAGTGCGGGCTGTGCTCCTGGTTCTCCTACCAACTCCCGCCTCTGCCAGCTGTGCCAAGGTTCAGGGGAAAACCTGCTGGAGAAGTGCGTCGCCAGTAGCCACGAGAAATACTATGGATATACTGGAGCTTTCCG GTGTCTGGTCGAGCAGGGTGATGTGGCCTTTATTAAGCATTCAACTGTTGGCGAAAACACTGATG GCAAAAATAAAGATGAGTGGGCCAAAGATCTGAAAACGGAGGACTTTGAGTTGCTGTGCACTGATGGGCGACGGGCAAATGTCGAGGGTTACAAGACCTGCCACCTGGCCAAAGTTCCTACCCATGCTGTGGTTGCACGCcctgagaaagcaagcaaaatccGTGAGCTGCTGGAGACACAAGAG aaactgtttGGAGCACGTGGAACCGAGACAGAGAAATTCAAGATGTTTCAGTCTCAAACCAAGGATCTTCTGTTTAAAGACATGACCAAATGCCTGGTTAAACTCCAGCAAGGAATAACACACAAGGAGTTCCTTGGAGATGAATACTATGCTTCAGTTGCTAGCCTCAATACCTGCAACCCATCAG atCTCCTCCAGGTGTGCACCTTCCTTGAGGACAAGTAA
- the TF gene encoding serotransferrin isoform X1 has protein sequence MKLVLSAVLSLGIAALCFAAPPKTTVRWCTISSAEEKKCNSLKDHMQQERVTLSCVQKATYLDCIKAISNNEADAISLDGGQVFEAGLAPYKLKPIAAEVYERSGGSTTNYYAVAVVKKGTDFTVSDLRGKTSCHTGLGRSAGWNIPIGTLIHRGDIEWEGIDSGSVEQAVAKFFSASCVPGATTEQKLCRQCKGDPKTKCLRTAPYSGYSGAFQCLKDGKGDVAFVKHTTVQENAPEEKDEYELLCLDGTRQPVDSYKTCHWARVAAHAVVARDDSKVDDIWSFLSKAQSNFGVGTTSDFHLFGPPGKKDPVLKDLLFKDSAIMLKRVPALMDSQLYLGFEYYSAIQSLRKDQLTVSPRENKIQWCAVGKDEKSKCDRWSVVSNGEVECTVADNTEDCIIKIMKGEADAISLDGGFVYTAGVCGLVPVAGESYEEDDQCSKAGQPASYFAVAVVKKADSTITWNNLQGKKSCHTAVGRTAGWNIPMGLIHNKTGSCNFDDYFSAGCAPGSPTNSRLCQLCQGSGENLLEKCVASSHEKYYGYTGAFRCLVEQGDVAFIKHSTVGENTDGKNKDEWAKDLKTEDFELLCTDGRRANVEGYKTCHLAKVPTHAVVARPEKASKIRELLETQEKLFGARGTETEKFKMFQSQTKDLLFKDMTKCLVKLQQGITHKEFLGDEYYASVASLNTCNPSDLLQVCTFLEDK, from the exons ATGAAACTTGTGCTCTCCGCTGTGCTGTCCCTAGGGATAGCTG ctctgTGTTTTGCTGCTCCCCCCAAAACAACCGTCAGATGGTGCACAATATCctcagcagaagagaagaaatgcaaCAGCCTAAAGGACCACATGCAACAGGAGAGAGTTACATTGAGCTGTGTGCAGAAAGCAACGTACCTGGACTGCATCAAAGCCATCTCG AATAACGAAGCAGATGCCATTAGCTTGGACGGTGGTCAAGTTTTCGAGGCAGGCCTTGCCCCCTATAAGCTGAAGCCCATTGCAGCTGAGGTCTACGAACGAAGTGGAG GCTCCACAACCAACTACTACGCTGTGGCTGTTGTTAAGAAAGGAACAGACTTCACAGTAAGTGACTTGCGAGGCAAGACCTCCTGCCACACGGGGCTGGGCAGATCCGCTGGCTGGAACATCCCCATCGGGACGCTCATCCACCGTGGAGACATCGAGTGGGAAGGCATAGACTCAGGCTCAGTCGAGCAAG CGGTGGCCAAGTTTTTCTCTGCCAGCTGTGTGCCTGGTGCCACCACTGAACAAAAGCTGTGCCGTCAGTGcaagggggaccccaaaaccaaaTGCCTCCGCACAGCGCCTTATTCTGGATATTCTGGAGCTTTTCA GTGTCTGAAAGATGGAAAAGGAGATGTGGCTTTTGTAAAACACACAACTGTTCAAG AAAATGCCCCAGAGGAGAAGGACGAGTATGAGCTGCTGTGTCTGGATGGCACCCGTCAGCCTGTGGACAGCTACAAAACCTGTCACTGGGCCAGAGTGGCTGCTCACGCTGTTGTGGCTCGGGACGATAGCAAGGTTGATGACATCTGGAGCTTTCTCTCAAAAGCACAG AGCAACTTTGGCGTGGGCACAACCAGCGACTTCCACCTCTTCGGGCCACCTGGCAAGAAGGACCCAGTCCTcaaggacttgcttttcaaagacTCTGCTATAATGCTGAAGCGTGTCCCAGCACTGATGGATTCCCAGCTCTATCTGGGCTTTGAGTATTACAGTGCCATCCAGAGCCTCCGGAAAG ATCAGTTGACTGTCAGCCCTAGAGAAAACAAGATTCAGTGGTGTGCAGTAGGCAAGGATGAGAAGAGCAAGTGTGACCGCTGGAGCGTGGTGAGCAACGGGGAGGTGGAGTGCACCGTGGCAGACAACACGGAGGACTGCATTATTAAGATCATG AAAGGTGAAGCGGATGCCATCAGCCTAGATGGAGGTTTTGTCTACACTGCTGGCGTGTGTGGGTTGGTGCCAGTGGCGGGAGAAAGCTATGAGG AAGACGACCAGTGCAGCAAAGCAGGACAACCAG caTCATACTTTGCTGTGGCTGTCGTGAAGAAAGCCGACAGTACCATCACATGGAACAATCTGCAAGGCAAGAAGTCGTGCCACACTGCTGTTGGGAGAACTGCTGGCTGGAACATACCCATGGGCTTGATTCACAACAAAACTGGGAGCTGCAATTTTG ATGATTACTTCAGTGCGGGCTGTGCTCCTGGTTCTCCTACCAACTCCCGCCTCTGCCAGCTGTGCCAAGGTTCAGGGGAAAACCTGCTGGAGAAGTGCGTCGCCAGTAGCCACGAGAAATACTATGGATATACTGGAGCTTTCCG GTGTCTGGTCGAGCAGGGTGATGTGGCCTTTATTAAGCATTCAACTGTTGGCGAAAACACTGATG GCAAAAATAAAGATGAGTGGGCCAAAGATCTGAAAACGGAGGACTTTGAGTTGCTGTGCACTGATGGGCGACGGGCAAATGTCGAGGGTTACAAGACCTGCCACCTGGCCAAAGTTCCTACCCATGCTGTGGTTGCACGCcctgagaaagcaagcaaaatccGTGAGCTGCTGGAGACACAAGAG aaactgtttGGAGCACGTGGAACCGAGACAGAGAAATTCAAGATGTTTCAGTCTCAAACCAAGGATCTTCTGTTTAAAGACATGACCAAATGCCTGGTTAAACTCCAGCAAGGAATAACACACAAGGAGTTCCTTGGAGATGAATACTATGCTTCAGTTGCTAGCCTCAATACCTGCAACCCATCAG atCTCCTCCAGGTGTGCACCTTCCTTGAGGACAAGTAA
- the SRPRB gene encoding signal recognition particle receptor subunit beta, whose product MAGALEPYLDSLRRELQAPGPAALSVLLALLLVAITLLLWRLAQAGRSGRRAVLLLGLCDAGKTLLFARLLTGRYRDTQTSITDSSAVYRASSDKSANVTLIDLPGHESLRLQFLERFKAAARAIVFVVDSVAFQREVKDVAEFLYQVLVDSTVLKNAPALLIACNKQDVTMAKSAKLIQQQLEKELNTLRVTRSAAPTSLDGSAVGGPAQLGKKGKDFDFSQLPMRVEFVECSARGSKGEEGDADFEGLEKWLAKIA is encoded by the exons atGGCGGGGGCGCTGGAGCCGTACCTGGACTCGCTGCGGCGGGAGCTGCaggcgcccggccccgccgcgctctccgtgctgctggcgctgctccTCGTCGCCATCACGCTCC TGCTCTGGAGGCTCGCGCAGGCCGGGAGGAGCGGCCgcagggccgtgctgctgctggggctctgcgACGCGGGGAAGACGCTGCTGTTCGCCAGG CTGCTGACAGGCAGGTACCGGGACACTCAGACGTCTATAACCGACAGCTCTGCCGTCTACAGGGCCAGCAGCGACAAG AGTGCTAATGTGACTTTAATCGACCTCCCAGGCCACGAGAGCCTGCGGCTTCAGTTCTTGGAGAGGTTCAAGGCTGCAGCCAG AGCCATTGTGTTTGTGGTGGACAGCGTAGCTTTCCAGCGGGAGGTGAAGGATGTGGCGGAGTTCCTGTACCAGGTCCTGGTTGACAGCACAGTGCTCAAAAATGCGCCGGCGCTGCTGATAGCTTGCAATAAGCAAG ATGTCACAATGGCAAAATCAGCAAAACTTAttcaacagcagctggagaaagaGCT caACACCTTACGAGTGACCCGCTCTGCAGCCCCCACCAGTCTGGACGGTTCCGCCGTAGGGGGCCCCGCTCAGCTGGGGAAGAAGGGCAAGGACTTTGACTTCTCCCAGCTGCCAATGAGGGTGGAGTTTGTGGAGTGCAGCGCCCGTGGCAgcaagggagaggagggggatgCCGACTTCGAGGGCCTTGAGAAGTGGCTGGCCAAGATCGCTTGA
- the LOC125184458 gene encoding PHD finger protein 7-like, with product MAAIEEEKAPEPQEDERMLCRRSDSHMDSCGPMEQVDGVCAHVFCLYPAQGLSQRDADKAGLCRFLPADIRRVAKTGYAVMCFGAKQRW from the exons ATGGCTGCCATAGAGGAGGAGAAGGCCCCCGAGCCACAGGAGGACG AGCGCATGCTGTGCCGCCGCTCGGACTCCCACATGGATAGCTGCGGGCCGATGGAGCAGGTGGATGGGGTCTGTGCCCACGTGTTCTGCCTG tATCCAGCCCAGGGGCTGTCCCAGCGAGACGCTGACAAGGCGGGACTCTGCAGATTCCTCCCCGCAGATATCAGGCGGGTAGCGAAGACCGGCTACGCCGTCATGTGTTTCGGGGCAAAACAGCGTTGGTAA